One segment of Paraburkholderia bonniea DNA contains the following:
- the glmS gene encoding glutamine--fructose-6-phosphate transaminase (isomerizing), with translation MCGIVGAVAQRNIVPVLVEGLKRLEYRGYDSCGVAVLVDGKPQRARSVARVADLEQQVQETHLSGVSGIAHTRWATHGAPVTDNAHPIFSRDALALVHNGIIENYETLREMLRGKGYTFVSQTDTEVIAHLIHSLYRGDLFATVREAVQQLHGAYAIAVLHKDQPHTVVGARQGSPLVVGLGENENFLASDALALAGSTERFIFLEEGDVCELTLEQVRIADRNGNEVPREVRQVAAYGGAVELGPYRHFMQKEIFEQPRAITDTIPPADAYDASLFGAGAAEVFAGIDSLLILACGTSYYAGLTAKYWLESIAKIPTQVEIASEYRYRESVPNPNALVVVISQSGETADTLAALKHAQTLGHRHTLAVCNVGSSAMVRQTELAFLTHAGLEIGVASTKAFTTQLVALFVLAMTLGKLRGHVSAEQEAEHIRQLRHLPAALNSVLALEPQIIAWAEEFSRKEHALFLGRGLHYPIALEGALKLKEISYIHAEAYPAGELKHGPLALVTEAMPVVTIAPNDALLEKLKSNIQEVRARGGQLYVFADSDTRIVNDEGLHVIRMPEHYGPLSPILHVVPLQLLAYHTACARGTDVDKPRNLAKSVTVE, from the coding sequence ATGTGCGGCATTGTCGGCGCGGTTGCGCAGCGGAATATCGTTCCCGTCCTGGTTGAGGGCCTTAAACGCCTCGAATACCGGGGCTACGATTCGTGCGGCGTCGCCGTGCTGGTCGATGGCAAACCGCAGCGCGCCCGCAGCGTGGCGCGTGTGGCTGATCTGGAGCAACAGGTGCAAGAGACGCACCTGAGCGGCGTCAGCGGCATTGCCCACACCCGCTGGGCCACGCATGGCGCACCCGTGACCGACAACGCGCATCCGATTTTTTCGCGCGATGCGCTGGCGCTGGTACACAACGGCATCATCGAAAACTACGAAACACTGCGCGAGATGCTGCGCGGCAAGGGCTATACGTTCGTTTCGCAGACCGACACCGAAGTGATCGCCCACCTGATACACAGCCTGTATCGCGGCGACCTCTTCGCTACCGTGCGTGAAGCCGTGCAGCAACTGCACGGCGCATATGCGATCGCCGTGTTGCACAAAGACCAGCCTCATACGGTAGTCGGCGCGCGTCAAGGCTCACCGCTGGTGGTGGGCCTGGGCGAGAACGAGAACTTTCTGGCCTCCGATGCGCTGGCGCTGGCAGGCAGCACCGAGCGCTTTATTTTTCTCGAAGAAGGCGACGTCTGCGAACTAACGCTAGAGCAGGTCCGCATTGCTGACCGGAACGGCAACGAAGTCCCGCGCGAAGTCCGGCAGGTGGCGGCCTATGGCGGCGCGGTTGAGCTCGGGCCGTACCGGCACTTCATGCAGAAAGAAATCTTTGAGCAGCCACGTGCGATTACCGACACGATTCCCCCAGCCGATGCCTACGACGCCTCGCTATTTGGCGCAGGCGCAGCCGAGGTATTTGCTGGCATCGACAGCCTGCTGATACTGGCTTGCGGGACCAGTTACTACGCCGGACTGACAGCGAAATACTGGCTTGAGTCGATAGCGAAGATCCCGACCCAGGTCGAGATAGCGAGCGAATACCGTTATCGAGAATCCGTGCCCAATCCAAACGCGCTGGTGGTGGTGATCTCGCAGTCAGGCGAAACCGCCGACACACTCGCCGCGCTTAAACATGCGCAAACGCTTGGGCACCGTCACACGCTTGCGGTGTGCAACGTTGGCAGCAGCGCGATGGTGCGGCAGACCGAATTAGCGTTTTTGACGCATGCCGGACTAGAGATTGGCGTGGCATCGACGAAGGCCTTCACGACTCAACTGGTGGCACTGTTTGTGCTGGCGATGACGCTAGGCAAATTGCGCGGGCACGTAAGTGCGGAACAGGAAGCCGAGCATATCCGCCAGTTACGGCATTTGCCTGCCGCATTGAACAGTGTGCTGGCGCTGGAACCGCAGATCATTGCGTGGGCGGAAGAGTTCTCGCGCAAAGAGCACGCGTTGTTTCTGGGGCGCGGGCTGCACTATCCGATTGCATTGGAAGGAGCGTTAAAGCTAAAGGAGATTTCCTACATCCATGCCGAGGCGTATCCCGCTGGGGAGCTCAAGCATGGACCGCTGGCACTGGTGACAGAAGCGATGCCGGTGGTGACGATTGCGCCAAATGACGCGCTGCTGGAAAAATTGAAATCGAATATCCAGGAAGTGCGTGCGCGTGGCGGGCAGCTCTATGTGTTTGCAGATTCAGATACCCGGATCGTGAATGATGAAGGGCTGCATGTGATACGGATGCCTGAGCATTACGGGCCGTTGTCACCCATCCTGCATGTGGTGCCATTGCAGTTGCTGGCGTATCACACGGCTTGCGCTAGAGGAACGGATGTGGATAAGCCGAGGAATCTGGCGAAATCGGTGACGGTGGAGTAA
- a CDS encoding efflux RND transporter permease subunit, whose protein sequence is MIARLIRWSIHNRFLVLLATLLVTAWGIYSLARTPLDALPDLSDTQVIIKASYPGKAPQVVEDQVTYPLTTTLLGVPGAKTIRAYSSFGDAFVYVLFDDKTDQYWARSRVLEYLNQVQSRLPSGATVALGPDATGVGWVYEYALIDKTGQNDPGQLRALNDWFLKFELKAVPDVSEVASIGGMVRQYQVVLDPDKLRAYGITQAVVAAALSKANQESGGAVVEIAEAEYMVRSSGYLRTLDDFRQVVLRTNDAGTPVLLGDVARIQIGPEMRRGIAELNGQGEVTGGVIVMRSGKNALTTIKAVKAKLADLKRSLPTGVEVVTTYDRSQLIERAVDNLTHKLLEEFIIVGLVCAVFLFHLRSALVAILSLPLGVLSAFIVMRYQGVNANLMSLGGIAIAIGAMIDAAIVMIENAHKHLEAHEHAHPGQPITTAKRWELIATASAEVGPALFFSLLIITLSFIPVFSLEGQEGKLFSPLAFTKTYTIAAAAGLSITLVPVLMGYLIRGRIPPEHANPINRVLIRLYRPLLEATLRRPWVAIGVAVVALAASAIPLSQLGGEFMPPLDEGDLLYMPTALPGISAEKAGELLQQTDRLIKTVPEVATVFGKSGRADTATDPAPLEMFETTIQFKPRSQWRPGMTPEKLIEELDRSVKVPGLSNVWVPPIRNRLDMLSTGIKTPVGVKISGSSLAQIDQIAAQVEAAVKQVPGVTSALAERLNGGRYIDIDLDRQAAARYGLSINDIQSVIASAVGGENVGEVIAGRERFPINLRYPRESRDSLEKLRQLPIVTERGAQIQLGDVTQITIADGPPMIRSENARLSGYVYVDIRDTDLQSAVKAMQHAVAQKVALPPGYSIAWSGQFEYLERAAATLRTVIPVTLIVIFVLLFLTFNSAADALLLMSTVPFALVGGFWLIWVLGHAVSVATSVGFIALAGVAAEFGVVMLLYLKEALQRRLKEGEALTEAMLFDAIREGAVLRVRPKAMTVAVVLAGLIPIMIGHGAGSEVMQRIAAPMVGGMVTAPLLSMLVIPAAWLLLQRRRIRKMNQMQPPQAVPSGTNVPST, encoded by the coding sequence ATGATCGCGCGTCTTATCAGGTGGTCTATCCACAACCGCTTTCTGGTGCTGCTCGCAACCTTGCTGGTGACGGCGTGGGGTATCTATTCGCTCGCGCGCACACCGCTTGATGCGCTGCCCGATCTGTCCGACACGCAAGTCATCATCAAAGCGTCGTACCCAGGCAAAGCACCGCAAGTCGTCGAAGACCAGGTGACCTATCCCCTCACGACGACACTGCTGGGGGTGCCGGGGGCGAAAACCATCCGCGCCTATTCATCGTTTGGTGATGCGTTCGTTTACGTGCTGTTCGACGACAAAACTGACCAGTACTGGGCGCGCTCACGCGTGCTCGAATATCTGAACCAGGTGCAAAGCCGCTTGCCCTCAGGTGCAACCGTTGCGCTAGGCCCAGATGCAACGGGAGTCGGTTGGGTCTACGAATATGCGCTGATCGACAAAACCGGGCAGAACGATCCTGGGCAACTTCGGGCATTAAACGACTGGTTTCTGAAGTTCGAACTGAAGGCCGTGCCGGACGTATCCGAAGTCGCCTCCATCGGCGGCATGGTGCGCCAGTATCAGGTGGTGCTCGACCCAGACAAGCTGCGCGCGTATGGCATCACGCAAGCCGTAGTGGCCGCTGCGCTCAGCAAGGCGAACCAGGAATCCGGCGGTGCGGTGGTCGAAATAGCCGAAGCGGAATACATGGTCCGTTCGTCTGGTTACCTGCGCACGCTCGATGATTTTCGCCAGGTCGTGCTGCGCACCAACGATGCCGGTACACCCGTGCTGCTAGGAGATGTCGCGCGGATTCAGATTGGACCCGAAATGCGGCGCGGCATCGCCGAGCTGAATGGGCAAGGTGAAGTCACAGGCGGGGTCATCGTCATGCGCTCCGGCAAAAACGCGCTGACCACCATCAAAGCGGTGAAGGCAAAACTGGCCGACCTGAAGCGCTCATTGCCAACCGGTGTCGAGGTCGTAACGACCTACGACCGCTCCCAGCTCATTGAGCGCGCAGTGGACAACCTCACGCACAAGCTGCTTGAGGAATTCATCATCGTCGGGCTGGTCTGCGCGGTGTTCCTGTTCCATTTGCGCAGCGCGCTGGTGGCGATTCTGTCACTGCCGCTCGGCGTGCTGAGCGCCTTTATCGTCATGCGCTACCAAGGGGTGAACGCAAACCTGATGTCTCTGGGAGGGATTGCGATTGCGATTGGCGCGATGATCGACGCGGCCATCGTGATGATCGAGAACGCTCACAAACATCTCGAAGCGCACGAACACGCGCATCCTGGCCAACCCATCACGACGGCCAAGCGGTGGGAGCTCATTGCCACCGCTTCCGCAGAAGTCGGTCCAGCGCTGTTTTTCTCGCTGCTCATCATCACGCTATCGTTCATCCCGGTGTTCTCGCTTGAAGGACAGGAGGGCAAACTATTTTCGCCACTGGCCTTCACCAAGACTTACACCATCGCTGCCGCAGCCGGATTGTCGATAACCCTGGTGCCGGTATTGATGGGATATCTGATTCGTGGCCGCATTCCGCCTGAGCACGCCAACCCGATCAATCGCGTGCTGATCCGGCTGTACCGACCATTGCTGGAAGCAACCCTGCGACGACCATGGGTTGCCATTGGTGTGGCCGTGGTAGCGCTAGCCGCCTCAGCGATTCCGCTATCGCAGCTCGGCGGCGAATTCATGCCACCGCTCGATGAAGGCGATCTGCTGTATATGCCGACAGCACTCCCGGGAATTTCCGCCGAAAAAGCCGGTGAACTTCTGCAGCAAACCGACCGGCTCATCAAGACCGTTCCCGAAGTCGCCACCGTTTTCGGCAAGTCTGGACGCGCGGACACGGCAACCGATCCCGCACCGCTCGAAATGTTTGAGACCACGATTCAGTTCAAGCCACGCAGCCAGTGGCGGCCTGGCATGACGCCAGAAAAACTGATCGAAGAACTAGACCGGAGCGTCAAAGTGCCAGGGCTATCGAACGTGTGGGTACCGCCGATCCGCAATCGGCTGGACATGCTCTCCACCGGCATCAAGACACCCGTCGGCGTCAAGATTTCGGGCAGCAGCCTCGCGCAGATCGACCAGATTGCGGCGCAAGTCGAGGCCGCAGTCAAACAGGTGCCAGGTGTCACCTCCGCGCTAGCCGAACGCTTGAACGGTGGCCGCTACATCGACATCGACCTCGACCGGCAAGCAGCAGCGCGCTACGGACTCTCCATCAATGACATCCAGTCCGTCATCGCTTCGGCCGTCGGTGGAGAAAATGTTGGCGAAGTGATTGCTGGCCGCGAGCGCTTCCCCATCAACCTGCGCTATCCACGCGAAAGCAGGGATTCGCTAGAAAAGCTACGCCAGTTGCCGATCGTCACGGAACGTGGCGCACAGATCCAGCTCGGTGACGTCACCCAGATCACGATCGCTGACGGCCCACCGATGATCCGCAGTGAGAACGCCCGGCTCTCCGGCTACGTCTATGTCGATATCCGCGATACCGATCTGCAATCCGCAGTCAAAGCCATGCAGCACGCAGTGGCGCAAAAGGTGGCGCTGCCACCGGGCTATTCCATCGCCTGGTCCGGCCAGTTCGAGTACCTCGAACGTGCCGCGGCAACGTTGCGCACCGTCATCCCCGTGACGCTTATCGTCATCTTCGTGCTGCTCTTTCTGACCTTCAACTCCGCAGCCGATGCGCTGTTGCTGATGTCAACCGTGCCCTTTGCACTGGTTGGCGGATTCTGGCTGATCTGGGTTCTGGGACATGCCGTGTCGGTCGCCACCTCAGTTGGGTTTATCGCGCTCGCAGGTGTTGCTGCTGAGTTCGGGGTGGTGATGCTGCTCTACCTGAAAGAAGCGCTCCAACGCCGGCTGAAGGAAGGCGAAGCGCTAACCGAGGCGATGCTGTTCGACGCGATTCGTGAGGGCGCGGTGCTGCGCGTGCGGCCGAAAGCCATGACCGTTGCCGTCGTGCTGGCGGGACTCATCCCCATCATGATCGGCCACGGTGCAGGCTCGGAAGTCATGCAGCGCATTGCTGCCCCGATGGTAGGCGGCATGGTCACCGCTCCACTGCTTTCCATGCTCGTCATCCCCGCCGCGTGGCTTCTGTTGCAACGCCGCCGCATACGCAAGATGAATCAAATGCAGCCCCCCCAAGCAGTACCGTCCGGCACGAACGTGCCATCTACTTAA
- a CDS encoding copper-binding protein, with protein sequence MKKFIVMSVVLGSIVATPAFASGDMNNMGGMHDMEGMSMPMSSASAAKKPSHAAHMPLADAEIKKVDVANGMLTLKHGALENVGMPPMTMAFKVKSAAMLKQVHEGDKVKVRVDNVNGTLTIVKLERVV encoded by the coding sequence ATGAAAAAATTCATCGTGATGTCTGTCGTTTTGGGTTCGATTGTTGCTACGCCCGCATTTGCTAGCGGTGATATGAACAACATGGGCGGTATGCATGACATGGAAGGCATGAGCATGCCTATGTCATCGGCTTCGGCGGCGAAGAAACCATCGCATGCGGCTCACATGCCGCTCGCTGATGCGGAGATCAAGAAGGTGGATGTGGCAAACGGCATGCTCACGCTAAAGCACGGTGCGCTGGAAAACGTCGGAATGCCGCCTATGACGATGGCGTTCAAGGTAAAAAGCGCCGCGATGCTCAAACAGGTTCATGAGGGCGACAAGGTCAAGGTCCGTGTTGATAACGTCAACGGCACCTTGACGATTGTGAAGCTGGAGAGAGTGGTTTGA